ATGACTTCCGGGGCGTCCTGGCGGCTCGCTCAAGCTTCGTACAGTGCTGTGTGGGCGGGTCATCTTGCCAGGCCAGGCCGAGCAGCCAGCTCCACTAGCGAGTCGGGCATCCTCATACCGGCACTGACGGACGCCTGGGCAGTGGCGGATGCCGGCCTCACGGACCCGGCGTCTAGCCCACTTGTCAATGGCGTGATCGGGGTATAGCGTTCGAACCGGTCACTGAGGTCGCAGGCGGTGACCAGATTTCAGAGCAATAATCCCGGCCGGTCAAGACTGATGGAGGAATCGGTTATGGAGCCAGATATGCGAACACGCCTCGCGATGGTCGCGGCATTCCTGTTCGTGCTGGAAAGCAATGCCCTCCTCGCCGCCAGGCCGACTTTCGCGCAAGCTTGGCCACCTCCCCCGCAGACCGTTCCGAGCATCGGGTTGAAGACTCCGGACCCAACCACCGCCTTCCCCGGTTCGGTCCCCAGTATCGGATTGAGGGCCGCGGACCCGACTACCGCCTTCCCGGGCCCGGTTCCCAGTATCGGATTGAGGAGGCCTGACCCGACGACCGCGTTTCCCAGTTCGGTCCCCAGTATCGGATTGCAGGCCCCGGACCCGACTACCGCCTTCCCGGGCCCGGTCCCCAGTATCGGATTGCAGACTCCGGACCCGACCACGGATTGAGCATATTGAAGAAGGCTGCGTGATCTTCGAGTAGGCCGTTCCTCGTCGCGATGCGCTCGAGCCGCCGATGCACACGGGACTCGACGGGCACGCCGAACGCCTGGGCCTGGGAGTCGGCAAGCGAGCAGATTATCTGGGGCTTTGTCCAGTCGACGGGGTCTTCGATGGCGTACCCCCGGCGCCGCAGTTCACGCAAAGAGCTCACCGATACTGTACGGGCTCGTGTTTGCCGGCAAGACAAGCAGTGGTCACACGGGGGCGGAAGGTGGGCGTGCCACCTTCCGCCCCTCACCCCCGGAAGATTGACCCCACCGCAGCTTCTTGATCCACCGCCAGATCCGCCCGCGGGGCGGCGCTCCGAGGAGACCCCGGCGATAGAGCGCCACCGCCAAGTCCTCCGAGCGAACGACGAAGCCCTTGTTACGCACTCGCTTGGCTGTGATGTCCACGCGACACCAACTCGTCGACTCTGTGCTCGGTCGTGAGTCAACGCCGGCGCGGGCTATCCGCGGCAGCGCGCACGACGATCTGGACTCGCTGACACGCCGAGCACCGTTGTCGGCGGACCCTGTAACCTGGAAATCTTTCGAGGGTTCCAATCACCTGCTGCATCGTTTCCAGACCGACGCCGACCTTCAAGGCAAGACACCCGTCGCAGAACGCAAGCCCTTTGTTCTCTCGGAGGACTGCGCCCGTCCGCTGCTCAGTGGTGTCCATCACCGCGCCCCTCGTGGCGGCTTCCACAGAACGCCACGCCGTTTCAATCCCTCTTACAGAAAGAAATGATGCAGGACGTTTCGCCGCCGCCGTTGCACGAGCCGTGCCGAACGCGAAATTCTGAAGGCTTCGGGGTCGCCAGGCTCTCCGCGATGCGGAATGCGTAAAGGCGGCCGACGGGTGGACGGGCTCCAGCCTCCGGGCGATCAGTCGGCCCTAGTGGGTCAGTTTGAGGCTGGCGATGACACGAGAAAGGCGAACGTGCATCTAAGCAGGCCAGCCTGGCCCCAGCCGGGCCCGGGCGTCAACCGCGTTTCGCCGGGTGGGAAGGCCTCGTGTGGGAGGATCGACTCGATCCGCCCCAGCAATGGCCTGATTTGTTGTAGCATACCGGGCTGCGACGGGCTGTCCCCGCCCGACCTCAGTTCAAGCCCGCCGGGAAGGCACCCAATTGGGTGGGCATGCGCTCACAGATCTTTCGGACGGGCTCTGCACCAAGTCCAGTGGGCTTCAGAGCGCCGCGTGACGACGCCGTTCGAGACCTTCCTCGAAACAGTTCCCGACGCGATGGTGGTCGTGGACCGCCAGGGCCGCATCGTCATGGTGAACAGCCAGGCGGAGCGCCTGTTCGGTTACCGCAGGGAGCAGTTGCTGGGTCTGCAGGTCGAGCTTCTAGTGCCTGAGCGATACCGGGGTTCCCACTCGGAGCACCGGGAAGGCTACTCCACGGCGCCGACTGTCAGACCGATGGGGGCCGCCCAGGAACTGTACGGGCGCCGCAAGGACGGCAGCGAGTTCCCGGTCGAGATCAGCCTGGCGCCTGTGGAAACCGAGCAGGGCATCTTGGTGGCAAGCGCCATTCGCGACATCACCGACCGCAAGCGAGCCGAAGCCCAGCGGGCAAGTCTCATTCGAGAGCATGCGGCTCGGGCGCAAGCCGAGGCAGCGAACCGTGCGAAGGACGAGTTTCTCGCCACGCTGTCACACGAACTTCGCAATCCGCTCGGCGCGGTGTTGAGTGCCGTGGCACTGCTCGACAAGGTAGGCCTGCAGGAGGACCCCGCCATCAAAGCGCGCGCGATCATTCGCCGCCAGGCGCAACGATTGTCGCGACTACTTGATGATTTGCTGGACATTGCGCGGCTGCAGACCGGCCGGGAAGATCCTGCTGACAACTCAACGCGTTGATGTCGGAGAACTTGTGAAAAGGTCTCCGGCATTGGCGCGCTCGTCGTCTCGCCGCGCCGTCGCCAGTTCACGCTCGCCTTGGCGTTGTCCCCCGGGTCAACATTCGCGGGCCCCAGGTCCTGCGGTTTCTCCGCCACCTCGCCCGCCACGTGCGCGGCCAGTCATCCTGGTCTGGGATCGCCGCAACCCGCACAAGCACCGCCTGGTGCGCGCGTGGCTGGCCAGGCATCCGCGCTGGGCGATCGTCTGGTTCCCGCCCTACGCGCCCGACCTCAACCCGGTGGAGTTGCTCTGGAGCTATCTCAAATACGGCCGCCTCGCGATTTCGCGCCGGACGACGTCGACGAGATCCGCACTCACGTGTGCCGCGAGCGGCGGCGCCTAGGCCGACGCCCACAGCTCCTGAGGAGCTTCTTTCGGCACTCGGCTTTGCCGTTTCGT
The Candidatus Methylomirabilota bacterium DNA segment above includes these coding regions:
- a CDS encoding PAS domain S-box protein; amino-acid sequence: MTTPFETFLETVPDAMVVVDRQGRIVMVNSQAERLFGYRREQLLGLQVELLVPERYRGSHSEHREGYSTAPTVRPMGAAQELYGRRKDGSEFPVEISLAPVETEQGILVASAIRDITDRKRAEAQRASLIREHAARAQAEAANRAKDEFLATLSHELRNPLGAVLSAVALLDKVGLQEDPAIKARAIIRRQAQRLSRLLDDLLDIARLQTGREDPADNSTR